A region from the Variovorax paradoxus genome encodes:
- a CDS encoding MFS transporter yields the protein MSNRSPTPVFRGWLVVAGAFAVTLVGFGSAYTFSAFLESLQRDFGASRGSVSLVFSLAGFLYFGLGVVSGPLADRWGSRRLAVAGMVLVGLGLAAAGQARSLNQVCLAYGLGVGLGVGASYVPVLGAVQRWFVRRRGFASGLAVSGIGVGTLVMPPLASLLIEAMGWRHAYLALGALAALVGVGMALLIENDPRDRGLGPDGDPPQPRAPSAVPAGSSVRHAIRSRRFAGLYAACLISSFGLFVPFVHLVPYALDHGVPAGSAVLLLGAIGIGSTAGRFFLGGLADRLGRQLALPLMSVGMALSLVVWAVSAGFWGLALFAFAYGVFYGGFVALLPALVMDYFGGRSIGAILGVLYTSVAFGTLVGPSAAGFAFDISRSYLLPILASIGANLVAAGVLVAMSKMRAAAKPGPRGTVGNEPTHAQRS from the coding sequence ATGTCCAATCGATCCCCCACACCCGTCTTCCGCGGCTGGCTCGTGGTAGCAGGCGCCTTCGCCGTCACCCTCGTGGGCTTTGGCAGCGCCTACACCTTCAGCGCTTTCCTCGAATCGCTGCAGCGCGATTTCGGCGCCTCGCGCGGATCGGTGTCGCTGGTGTTCTCGCTCGCAGGCTTTCTCTATTTCGGACTGGGCGTGGTCAGCGGCCCGCTCGCGGACCGCTGGGGTTCGCGGCGGCTCGCGGTCGCGGGCATGGTGCTGGTCGGCCTGGGCCTGGCCGCGGCGGGGCAGGCCCGGAGCCTGAACCAGGTCTGCCTCGCCTATGGACTCGGCGTCGGGCTCGGGGTCGGCGCGTCCTACGTGCCGGTGCTGGGCGCAGTGCAGCGCTGGTTCGTCAGGCGCCGCGGATTCGCCTCGGGGCTGGCGGTGAGCGGCATCGGCGTGGGCACGCTGGTGATGCCGCCGCTGGCGTCGCTTCTCATCGAGGCGATGGGATGGCGCCATGCCTATCTCGCGCTCGGTGCGCTGGCCGCGTTGGTGGGCGTGGGCATGGCGCTGCTGATCGAGAACGATCCGCGCGACCGCGGGCTCGGTCCCGACGGCGATCCACCGCAGCCGCGCGCACCGTCAGCCGTGCCCGCAGGCTCCTCGGTGCGACACGCAATAAGGTCGCGCCGCTTCGCCGGCCTCTATGCGGCGTGCCTGATCAGTTCGTTCGGTCTCTTCGTTCCCTTCGTCCATCTGGTGCCCTACGCGCTCGACCATGGCGTGCCCGCGGGCTCGGCCGTGCTGCTGCTGGGCGCCATCGGCATCGGCAGCACGGCGGGGCGATTTTTCCTTGGCGGGCTGGCCGATCGGCTGGGCCGGCAGCTCGCGCTGCCGCTGATGTCCGTGGGCATGGCGCTTTCGCTGGTCGTGTGGGCGGTGTCCGCCGGGTTCTGGGGGCTGGCTCTCTTCGCGTTTGCCTACGGCGTCTTCTACGGCGGCTTCGTTGCGCTGCTGCCGGCCCTGGTCATGGACTATTTCGGCGGCCGCAGCATCGGCGCGATCCTGGGCGTGCTGTATACCAGCGTGGCCTTCGGCACCCTGGTCGGCCCGAGCGCAGCGGGCTTTGCGTTCGACATCAGCCGCAGCTACCTGCTGCCTATCCTCGCCAGCATCGGCGCCAACCTGGTCGCGGCCGGGGTGCTGGTGGCCATGTCGAAGATGCGTGCGGCGGCAAAACCGGGCCCGCGGGGTACAGTCGGGAATGAACCCACACACGCCCAGCGCTCCTAA
- the mmsB gene encoding 3-hydroxyisobutyrate dehydrogenase has translation MKIAFIGLGNMGGPMALNLRKAGHAVKAFDLSDEACKKYAAEGLPIAASAAESVADADVVISMLPASAHVEGLFLGSGGKPGLLDSIRAGTLVIDSSTIAAATSRKVAEAAAAKGIAMIDAPVSGGTGGAIAGTLTFMVGGETDDLERARPVLEKMGANIFHAGGIGAGQTAKICNNMLLGILMIGTSEALALGVANGLDPKVLSEIMRRSSGGNWALEKYNPMPGVMETAPASKNYAGGFGTDLMLKDLGLAQENATAVRAATPLGGLARSLYAAHSLAGHGALDFSSVLKLLQKASS, from the coding sequence ATGAAAATCGCATTCATCGGCCTCGGCAACATGGGCGGCCCCATGGCCCTGAACCTGCGCAAGGCGGGGCACGCGGTCAAGGCCTTCGACCTGTCGGACGAGGCCTGCAAGAAATACGCGGCGGAAGGCCTGCCTATTGCCGCGTCAGCCGCCGAATCGGTGGCCGATGCCGACGTGGTCATCAGCATGCTGCCGGCCAGCGCGCACGTGGAGGGCCTGTTCCTCGGCAGCGGCGGCAAGCCCGGCCTGCTCGACAGCATCCGTGCCGGCACGCTCGTGATCGACAGCAGCACCATCGCGGCCGCCACCTCGCGCAAGGTGGCCGAGGCGGCCGCGGCCAAGGGCATTGCAATGATCGATGCGCCGGTTTCCGGCGGCACGGGCGGCGCGATTGCCGGCACGCTGACCTTCATGGTCGGCGGTGAAACCGACGACCTCGAACGCGCGCGCCCCGTGCTCGAGAAGATGGGCGCCAACATCTTCCACGCGGGCGGCATCGGCGCGGGCCAGACTGCGAAGATCTGCAACAACATGCTGCTCGGCATTTTGATGATCGGCACCTCGGAGGCGCTGGCGCTGGGCGTGGCCAACGGGCTCGATCCCAAGGTGCTGTCAGAAATCATGCGGCGCAGCTCCGGCGGCAACTGGGCACTCGAAAAGTACAACCCGATGCCCGGCGTGATGGAAACGGCGCCCGCATCGAAGAACTACGCGGGCGGCTTCGGCACCGACCTGATGCTCAAGGACCTGGGCCTGGCGCAAGAAAACGCCACGGCCGTGCGGGCCGCGACGCCGCTCGGCGGGCTGGCGCGCAGCCTCTATGCGGCGCACAGCCTCGCGGGCCATGGCGCGCTCGATTTCTCGAGCGTGCTGAAGCTGCTGCAGAAGGCTTCTTCCTAG
- a CDS encoding enoyl-CoA hydratase/isomerase family protein, whose translation MTDSVVLFDEIKTAGGQRFATATLNAPASLNALSVDMVRLLTPKLREWAKDDGIVGVLLQAAGEKAFCAGGDLRQLYQTLLECGPARNTYAEDFFREEYELDYLIHTFPKPFLCWGHGIVMGGGVGLMSGCSHRVVTAQSRIAMPEISIGLYPDVGGSWFLRRTPGRTGLFLALTAANLNAADAIFCGLADVLVPHERKGQVLEAIAATHWRGEQKADRAELSRILARAGEGAELPPSKVREHYDTINALMAGDDLLDIAERLRSLQSDDAWLQSAAKTFAKGAPSSAALSFELWQRVHRMSLAEVFRLEYWASLGFCAHKDFAEGIRAVLIDKDRNPRWNPATIEEITPAFIEDHLRPRGEMPAELAALA comes from the coding sequence ATGACCGACTCCGTAGTTCTCTTCGACGAAATCAAGACCGCCGGCGGCCAGCGCTTTGCCACCGCCACGCTCAACGCACCCGCCTCGCTCAATGCGCTGTCGGTGGACATGGTGCGCCTGCTCACGCCCAAGCTGCGCGAATGGGCGAAAGACGACGGCATCGTCGGCGTGCTGCTGCAGGCCGCCGGCGAAAAGGCCTTCTGCGCCGGCGGCGATCTGCGCCAGCTTTATCAGACGCTGCTCGAATGCGGCCCCGCCCGCAACACCTACGCCGAAGACTTCTTCCGTGAGGAGTACGAGCTCGACTACCTGATCCACACCTTTCCCAAGCCCTTCCTCTGCTGGGGCCATGGCATCGTGATGGGCGGCGGCGTGGGGCTGATGTCGGGCTGCTCGCACCGCGTGGTCACGGCGCAGAGCCGCATCGCCATGCCCGAGATCAGCATCGGGCTCTATCCCGACGTGGGCGGCAGCTGGTTCCTGCGCCGCACGCCGGGGCGCACGGGCCTGTTCCTGGCGCTCACGGCCGCCAACCTCAATGCGGCCGACGCCATCTTCTGTGGATTGGCCGACGTGCTGGTGCCGCACGAACGCAAGGGCCAGGTGCTCGAAGCGATTGCGGCCACGCACTGGCGCGGCGAGCAGAAGGCGGACCGCGCCGAGCTTTCGCGCATCCTCGCGCGTGCCGGCGAGGGCGCCGAGCTGCCGCCCTCCAAGGTGCGCGAGCACTACGACACCATCAACGCGCTGATGGCCGGCGACGACCTGCTCGACATCGCGGAGCGCCTGCGCAGCCTGCAGAGCGACGATGCCTGGCTGCAGTCCGCCGCCAAGACCTTTGCCAAGGGCGCGCCGAGTTCGGCCGCGCTGAGCTTCGAACTCTGGCAGCGCGTGCACCGCATGTCGCTGGCCGAGGTGTTCCGGCTCGAATACTGGGCGTCGCTGGGCTTCTGCGCGCACAAGGACTTTGCCGAGGGCATCCGCGCGGTGCTGATCGACAAGGACCGCAATCCGCGCTGGAACCCCGCCACCATCGAGGAGATCACGCCCGCCTTCATCGAAGACCACCTGCGTCCGCGCGGCGAAATGCCCGCGGAGCTGGCTGCGCTGGCCTGA
- a CDS encoding CoA-acylating methylmalonate-semialdehyde dehydrogenase, whose protein sequence is MDATTTPKTQVATVKLLIGGKFVESKTTEWRDIVNPATQQVLARVPFATQAELDAAVASAKDAFKTWRKTPLGARARIFLKYQQLIRENMGELAAILTAEQGKTLPDAEGDVFRGLEVVEHASNIGNLQLGELANNVANGVDTYTLMQPLGVCAGITPFNFPAMIPLWMFPMAIVTGNTFVLKPSEQDPMVTMRLCELALEAGIPPGVLNVVHGGEAVVNGICDHKDIKAISFVGSTKVGTHVYNRATLAGKRVQCMMGAKNHAIVMPDANKEQTLNALAGASFGAAGQRCMAVSVAVLVGEARNWVPELIAKARTLKIGAGTDKGVDVGPLVSCAAFERVNGLIERGVADGAKLELDGRKPTVPGYEKGNFVGPTIFSGVKPGMTIYDQEVFGPVLCVADAENIDEAIELINSNPNGNGTAIFTQSGAAARRFQEDIDVGQVGINVPIPVPVPMFSFTGSRASKLGDLGPYGKQVIMFYTQTKTVTARWFDDSTVSHGVNTTISLK, encoded by the coding sequence ATGGACGCCACCACCACCCCCAAGACCCAGGTCGCCACCGTCAAGCTCTTGATCGGCGGCAAGTTCGTCGAATCCAAGACCACCGAATGGCGCGACATCGTCAACCCGGCCACGCAGCAGGTGCTGGCCCGCGTGCCCTTTGCCACGCAGGCCGAGCTCGACGCCGCCGTGGCGTCCGCCAAGGACGCCTTCAAGACCTGGCGCAAGACGCCCCTCGGCGCCCGCGCCCGCATCTTCCTGAAGTACCAGCAGCTCATCCGCGAGAACATGGGCGAACTGGCCGCCATCCTCACCGCCGAGCAGGGCAAGACGCTGCCGGACGCCGAGGGCGACGTGTTCCGCGGCCTCGAGGTGGTCGAGCACGCATCGAACATCGGCAACCTGCAGCTCGGCGAGCTGGCCAACAACGTGGCCAACGGCGTCGACACCTACACGCTGATGCAGCCGCTGGGCGTGTGCGCAGGCATCACGCCGTTCAACTTTCCGGCCATGATCCCGCTGTGGATGTTCCCGATGGCCATCGTCACCGGCAACACCTTCGTGCTGAAGCCCTCCGAGCAAGACCCGATGGTCACCATGCGCCTGTGTGAACTGGCGCTCGAAGCCGGCATTCCGCCCGGCGTGCTGAACGTGGTGCATGGCGGCGAAGCCGTGGTCAACGGCATCTGCGACCACAAGGACATCAAGGCTATCAGCTTCGTCGGCTCGACCAAGGTCGGCACGCACGTCTATAACCGCGCCACGCTGGCCGGCAAGCGCGTGCAATGCATGATGGGTGCGAAGAACCACGCCATCGTGATGCCCGACGCCAACAAGGAACAGACGCTCAATGCGCTGGCAGGCGCAAGCTTTGGCGCGGCCGGCCAGCGCTGCATGGCGGTGTCGGTGGCGGTGCTGGTGGGCGAGGCGCGCAACTGGGTGCCCGAACTGATCGCCAAGGCCAGGACGCTGAAGATCGGCGCGGGCACCGATAAGGGCGTGGACGTGGGACCGCTGGTTTCTTGCGCCGCGTTTGAACGCGTCAACGGCCTCATCGAGCGCGGCGTGGCCGATGGCGCCAAGCTCGAGCTCGACGGCCGCAAGCCTACGGTGCCGGGCTACGAGAAGGGCAACTTCGTCGGCCCGACGATCTTCTCGGGCGTGAAGCCCGGCATGACGATCTACGACCAGGAAGTGTTCGGCCCGGTGCTGTGCGTGGCCGATGCCGAGAACATCGACGAGGCCATCGAGCTGATCAACAGCAACCCGAACGGCAACGGCACGGCCATCTTCACGCAGTCGGGCGCCGCGGCGCGCCGCTTCCAGGAAGACATCGACGTGGGCCAGGTCGGCATCAACGTGCCGATCCCGGTGCCGGTGCCGATGTTCTCGTTCACGGGTTCACGCGCGTCGAAGCTCGGCGACCTGGGGCCGTACGGCAAGCAGGTCATCATGTTCTACACGCAGACCAAGACCGTGACGGCACGCTGGTTCGACGACAGCACCGTGTCGCACGGCGTCAACACCACGATCAGTCTCAAGTAA
- the gcvA gene encoding transcriptional regulator GcvA — protein MEHQLPPLNALRAFEATARHLSVKNAADELCVTAGAVSQLIKSLELHLGIPLFRRANRGIFLTDAGQAYLPPVRNAFRQISDATRRIAVPAETGILTVSATPFFASAWLVPRLKGFQDAHPDIDLQVVSSTALADFSRDGVDVAIRHGLGRYPGLSSQRVLTVEIVPVATPALVRQFGMPALPSDLRRWPRVNDAERKAWQLWFQAQGIEDTGPARGPSFDDSGLLLKAVLTGQGAALLPSAVVADDVAEGRLVRLSDVSWLEDFAYYLVCPENSRDRPKVAAFREWITAESSRKTARPRRKIPVKAARSRAGS, from the coding sequence ATGGAACATCAACTTCCACCGCTCAATGCGCTGCGCGCCTTCGAGGCGACCGCCCGCCACCTGTCGGTAAAGAACGCGGCCGACGAGCTGTGCGTCACCGCCGGTGCCGTGAGCCAGTTGATCAAGTCGCTGGAACTGCATCTGGGCATTCCGCTCTTTCGCCGCGCGAACCGCGGCATCTTTCTGACCGATGCCGGCCAGGCCTATCTGCCGCCGGTGCGCAATGCGTTCCGGCAGATCAGCGACGCCACGCGCCGCATTGCCGTGCCCGCGGAGACCGGCATTCTCACGGTGAGCGCCACGCCGTTCTTCGCGTCCGCTTGGCTAGTGCCGCGCCTCAAGGGTTTTCAGGATGCGCATCCTGATATCGATCTGCAGGTGGTGAGCAGCACTGCGCTGGCTGATTTTTCGCGCGACGGCGTGGACGTTGCCATTCGCCACGGCCTCGGCCGCTACCCGGGCTTGAGCAGCCAGCGCGTGCTGACGGTGGAGATCGTTCCTGTCGCAACGCCGGCCCTGGTGAGGCAGTTCGGCATGCCTGCATTGCCATCCGATCTCAGGCGCTGGCCGCGCGTGAACGATGCCGAGCGCAAGGCCTGGCAACTGTGGTTCCAGGCGCAGGGCATCGAAGACACCGGCCCGGCGCGCGGCCCGTCCTTCGACGATTCTGGCCTGCTGCTGAAGGCGGTGCTCACGGGGCAGGGCGCGGCCTTGCTGCCTTCCGCCGTGGTGGCCGACGATGTTGCAGAAGGCCGGTTGGTCCGGCTTTCGGATGTGAGCTGGCTCGAAGACTTTGCCTACTACCTCGTCTGTCCGGAAAACAGCCGCGACCGGCCCAAGGTCGCGGCCTTCCGCGAATGGATCACTGCCGAGTCCAGCAGAAAAACTGCCAGGCCGCGCAGGAAGATTCCGGTCAAAGCAGCTCGATCCCGGGCAGGCTCTTGA
- a CDS encoding LysR family transcriptional regulator yields the protein MLQSILEIRHLRTLVALRDTGSLVRAAQLLNLTQSALSHQIKLLEDRYGAQLFERKSVPPQFSTTGLRLLQLADTALPLVEEAERDVARLALGRSGQLRIVVECHTCFDWLMPAMDAFRQRWPEIELDIVSGFHPDPIALVMQNRAEVAIVSEEDPDETVDYHALFRFEIVALLANDHALVAKPHLTARHFADQTLITYPVPDEMLDIVRQVLAPAGVEPAHRRTTELTVAMLQLVASGRGVATLPLWAVQNYLDRGYVTARRVGAKGLTGRLYMACTQGTSGQPWLADFVRITRESCFKSLPGIELL from the coding sequence ATGTTGCAGTCGATCCTCGAAATACGCCACCTGCGCACGCTCGTTGCGCTGCGCGACACCGGCAGCCTGGTGCGCGCGGCGCAATTGCTCAACCTCACGCAGTCGGCGCTGTCGCACCAGATCAAGCTGCTCGAAGACCGTTACGGCGCGCAGCTCTTCGAGCGCAAGTCGGTGCCGCCGCAGTTCAGCACCACCGGGCTGCGGTTGCTGCAGCTGGCCGATACCGCACTTCCGCTGGTCGAAGAAGCCGAGCGCGACGTGGCACGGCTTGCCCTGGGCCGCAGCGGGCAGCTGCGCATCGTGGTCGAGTGCCACACCTGCTTCGACTGGCTGATGCCCGCGATGGACGCCTTCAGACAGCGTTGGCCCGAGATCGAGCTCGACATCGTCTCGGGCTTTCATCCCGACCCGATCGCGCTGGTGATGCAGAACCGCGCCGAGGTGGCGATCGTGTCCGAAGAAGACCCCGACGAAACCGTCGATTACCACGCGCTGTTCCGCTTCGAGATCGTCGCGCTGCTCGCCAACGACCATGCGCTCGTCGCCAAGCCGCATCTCACGGCGCGCCACTTTGCCGACCAGACGCTCATCACCTACCCCGTGCCCGACGAGATGCTCGACATCGTGCGCCAGGTGCTGGCACCGGCCGGCGTGGAGCCCGCCCACCGTCGCACGACCGAGCTCACGGTGGCGATGCTGCAACTGGTGGCCAGCGGCCGCGGCGTGGCCACCTTGCCGCTGTGGGCGGTGCAGAACTATCTGGACCGCGGCTACGTGACAGCGCGGCGCGTGGGCGCAAAGGGCCTGACCGGGCGGCTCTACATGGCCTGCACGCAGGGCACCTCCGGCCAACCGTGGCTGGCCGACTTCGTGCGCATCACGCGCGAGAGCTGCTTCAAGAGCCTGCCCGGGATCGAGCTGCTTTGA
- a CDS encoding acyl-CoA dehydrogenase family protein — translation MDFELSEEQRAFAQSARDFAQAEFAPHAAQWDAEAIFPKEAIAKAGELGFCGLYAPERIGGLGLPRLDSALVFEEMAAVDPSTTAFITIHNMATWMLGTWATDAVAAQWGEDLTSGRKLASYCLTEPGAGSDAGSLKTRAELQGAEYVVNGGKAFISGAGATDVLVLMARTGGGGAGGISAFAVPADAPGVSYGKKEHKMGWNSQPTRAINFDNVRIPAENLLGKEGEGFRIAMKGLDGGRINIATCSVGAAQGALDAARRYLHERQQFGKPIASFQALQFKLADMATELVAARQMVRLAAAKLDAGHADASTYCAMAKRFATDAGFNVCNDALQLHGGYGYLSEFPLERLVRDTRVHQILEGTNEIMRVIVARKLLEGDSDIR, via the coding sequence ATGGACTTCGAACTTTCCGAAGAGCAACGCGCCTTCGCGCAGAGCGCGCGCGACTTTGCGCAGGCCGAGTTCGCACCGCATGCGGCGCAGTGGGATGCGGAGGCCATCTTTCCGAAAGAGGCCATCGCCAAGGCCGGCGAACTGGGCTTCTGCGGCCTCTATGCGCCCGAACGCATCGGCGGCCTCGGGCTGCCGCGGCTCGACTCGGCGCTGGTGTTCGAGGAGATGGCCGCGGTCGACCCCTCGACCACGGCCTTCATCACGATCCACAACATGGCGACGTGGATGCTCGGCACCTGGGCGACCGATGCGGTGGCCGCGCAATGGGGCGAAGACCTCACGAGCGGGCGCAAGCTCGCGTCGTACTGCCTCACCGAGCCGGGCGCCGGGTCGGACGCGGGCTCGCTCAAGACGCGCGCCGAGCTGCAGGGCGCCGAGTACGTCGTCAACGGCGGCAAGGCCTTCATCTCGGGCGCAGGCGCGACCGACGTGCTGGTGCTGATGGCGCGCACGGGCGGCGGCGGTGCCGGCGGCATCTCGGCCTTCGCGGTGCCGGCCGATGCACCGGGCGTGAGCTACGGCAAGAAGGAGCACAAGATGGGCTGGAACAGCCAGCCCACGCGCGCCATCAACTTCGACAACGTGCGCATCCCGGCCGAGAACCTGCTGGGCAAGGAAGGCGAGGGCTTTCGCATTGCCATGAAGGGGCTGGACGGCGGGCGCATCAACATCGCGACCTGCTCGGTGGGCGCGGCGCAGGGCGCGCTCGATGCGGCCCGCCGCTACCTGCACGAGCGCCAGCAGTTCGGCAAGCCGATCGCGAGCTTTCAGGCCTTGCAGTTCAAGCTGGCCGACATGGCAACCGAGTTGGTGGCTGCACGCCAGATGGTGCGGCTCGCGGCAGCCAAGCTCGACGCGGGCCATGCCGACGCCAGTACCTACTGCGCCATGGCCAAGCGCTTCGCGACCGACGCGGGCTTCAATGTCTGCAACGATGCGCTGCAGCTGCACGGCGGCTACGGCTACCTGAGCGAGTTCCCGCTGGAGCGGCTGGTGCGCGATACCCGCGTGCACCAGATTCTCGAAGGCACCAACGAGATCATGCGCGTGATCGTTGCGCGAAAATTGCTGGAAGGGGACAGCGATATCCGCTGA
- a CDS encoding LysR family transcriptional regulator: MDWDNLRYFLELARSGTLMSAARRLEVDHTTVARRIQALEKEVGAPLFSRESGGHRLTEAGRRLQPQVEAMESAFQAVESTAPASQEGLSGLIRIGATEGFGTVVLAPQLALFAQRHPKLTIDLLAMPRLVHLSRREADIVISLERPARGPVVVTKLTDYTLRLYASKQYLAAHKPIKTREDLRGHTFISYVDDLLFSKELQYLDELHRPDTFALRSTSVLAQHQAVAAGAGIAVLPAFVADRDKALRPVLAGQASFTRTFWMSMPVETKHLARMQAVWEFLRETAAGQRGLLLPDSAVGT; this comes from the coding sequence ATGGACTGGGACAACCTTCGCTACTTTCTGGAACTGGCCCGCTCGGGCACGCTGATGAGCGCCGCGCGCCGGCTCGAGGTGGACCACACCACGGTGGCGCGCCGCATCCAGGCGCTCGAAAAGGAAGTGGGCGCCCCTCTTTTCTCGCGCGAATCGGGCGGCCACCGGCTCACCGAGGCGGGCCGACGGCTGCAACCGCAGGTCGAGGCCATGGAAAGCGCGTTCCAGGCGGTTGAAAGCACCGCACCGGCTTCGCAGGAGGGCCTGTCGGGCCTGATCCGCATCGGCGCCACCGAGGGCTTCGGCACCGTGGTGCTGGCGCCGCAGCTCGCGCTCTTCGCGCAGCGGCATCCCAAGCTCACCATCGACCTGCTCGCCATGCCGCGGCTGGTGCACCTGTCGCGGCGCGAGGCCGACATCGTGATCTCGCTCGAACGCCCGGCGCGCGGCCCCGTGGTCGTCACCAAGCTCACCGACTACACGCTCAGGCTCTATGCCTCGAAGCAGTACCTGGCCGCGCACAAGCCCATCAAGACGCGCGAAGACCTGCGCGGCCATACCTTCATCAGCTACGTGGACGACCTGCTGTTCAGCAAGGAGCTGCAGTACCTCGACGAACTGCACCGTCCCGACACCTTTGCGTTGCGGAGCACGAGTGTGCTCGCACAGCATCAAGCCGTCGCAGCGGGCGCGGGCATTGCGGTGCTGCCGGCCTTCGTGGCCGACCGCGACAAGGCGCTGCGGCCAGTGCTGGCGGGGCAGGCGAGCTTCACGCGCACTTTCTGGATGTCAATGCCGGTGGAGACCAAACATCTGGCACGCATGCAGGCTGTGTGGGAATTCCTGCGCGAAACTGCGGCGGGGCAGCGGGGGCTTCTCTTGCCAGACAGCGCCGTGGGCACATGA
- a CDS encoding pyridoxal phosphate-dependent aminotransferase — translation MPRHRPARLEHIAGIGVDRMGAIADDADGPPFLRLENLDVDIPPDPEAIARTVRAASEDSDNSYLPFVGQSRLREVAARHVSALSGVGYDARNCVISAGGLSGILNALLATVEVGDEVLVTDPTYAGLLNRIRLAGGTPKYVPFAFTPGGEWKLDRAALRSAIGPRVRVMLLMSPSMPTGGYFDEDDWCAIAALCVQQDLTLILDTAMERLLFDGRQVIHPAGLPGMAERTITVGSSAKELRMIGWRVGWTVAPESYMPDLIAVSLANVVVPVGIAQDAVATALEQSAHTLRPYVAELERRRDTVLNELKGLPVGVPAGGWSLLLRTSDFGIDGQTLSERLLAQRVCATAMRGWGQTHGAQYLRFVFSNEPVERLRGLGDKVRAALEA, via the coding sequence ATGCCACGTCATCGCCCCGCACGGCTGGAACACATCGCAGGCATTGGCGTCGACCGCATGGGCGCCATCGCCGACGATGCGGACGGTCCGCCCTTTCTCCGGCTCGAAAACCTCGACGTCGATATTCCGCCGGACCCCGAAGCCATCGCGCGCACCGTGCGTGCGGCTTCGGAGGATTCGGACAACAGCTACCTTCCCTTCGTCGGCCAGTCGCGCCTGCGCGAGGTGGCGGCACGGCACGTGTCGGCACTCTCAGGCGTGGGCTACGACGCGCGCAACTGCGTGATCTCCGCGGGCGGCCTCTCGGGCATCCTCAACGCGCTGCTCGCCACGGTTGAAGTGGGCGACGAAGTGCTGGTGACCGATCCGACCTACGCGGGCCTGCTCAACCGCATCCGCCTGGCCGGCGGAACGCCGAAGTACGTGCCCTTCGCCTTCACGCCCGGCGGCGAATGGAAGCTCGATCGCGCGGCGCTGCGATCCGCCATCGGGCCGCGCGTGCGTGTGATGCTGCTGATGTCGCCTTCGATGCCGACAGGCGGCTACTTCGACGAAGACGACTGGTGCGCCATCGCCGCGCTGTGCGTGCAGCAAGACCTGACGCTCATCCTCGACACCGCCATGGAACGGCTCTTGTTCGACGGGCGCCAGGTGATCCATCCTGCCGGCCTGCCCGGCATGGCCGAGCGCACGATCACGGTCGGCTCGTCGGCCAAGGAACTGCGCATGATCGGCTGGCGCGTGGGCTGGACCGTCGCACCCGAAAGCTACATGCCCGACCTCATCGCCGTTTCGCTCGCCAACGTGGTGGTGCCCGTGGGCATCGCGCAGGACGCGGTGGCGACGGCGCTCGAACAATCGGCACACACGCTCAGGCCCTATGTGGCCGAACTGGAACGCCGGCGCGACACGGTGCTCAATGAACTCAAGGGCTTGCCGGTCGGCGTTCCGGCCGGCGGCTGGTCGCTGCTGCTGCGCACAAGCGACTTCGGCATCGACGGGCAGACGCTGTCGGAGCGCCTGCTGGCGCAGCGCGTGTGCGCGACCGCCATGCGGGGCTGGGGCCA